The DNA window TCGTGTCGTCGGGGAACAAGTTagttttattgaattattacgGTGATTTGTAATTTGCCACCGGGATATCTACTCGCCCGCGAGTCTCTTCGTCTCTGGCCATTACTTTTAGCCGCGAGTCACACGATACCGGGACGAAATATTGCCCTATTAAATACAGAACAGATACTCAAGAATCTTATAGAAAGAAAGACATCTCGATTGAATGAGAgtcttaaaattgtgtgaGTCACAGTTATCTTCTATGtgatgcaaataaatatagagGAGAAGGTGATATTGTGGCtcccatttacattttatacaataactttgttaattttaaattgaagacttaataataaattccatTCACCAATatgttgtttaattaattctagactgaaaattacaaaatatttaatggaatgttatttgtaaaaatgtaacggCATTGATTGAATTGAAGAGATAATAATGTAGTTTATTATAGTAGAATTAATAAAccgattttgtttaaaaaacacaatGTTTTGctataagattatatatgtaattaaaatacagagaaaatatattgcagAATATATGCAAGTACACATGATCTGTTTAGTGTAGACtgcagtatattaaaaatatataatacatgtcatgtaaattataaattaatagtacaatcaatttaataactattttggTACAAAAAGGGCAGTTTAAGTCTGTTGAGACGTTAGCATCCTAAAGGGGctacattaacaaaatttcatattacattgtttaattttgtataactcgaAATAGGTAATCgaataaaacaacaaaaaaggatattcaatttaaattataaaaaagaacacTTAAATGTTGTACATATACTTGTGTGATAATACACTCAAGTTTAAAaggaataagaaaaatgtgtaatttagTGTTATATggcgaaaaatgttttaaaatgctcaaaagtaaaaatctcTTATAGCACATCAGTTGTCATATATTGACATATTAGCGCTACTGCATAATTGGGGGctactaaaataatttcataagtAATTATGAGAACTTTTCAACTAATAACGAAGATAAGGGCTATAATACAAGGATCAGAATATGATCTCCTTCTCTATGTACGAAATAAATCAGTGAAATATAAATTCGTTTATCTAATGTTTACGCAACACTATTAAATATCAGATTGGTATTGAATCATTAATTTCTCTCATCGTTTGGAAGAGGAAATATGGATACTTGGTCAGGGGAAATGTTCATCGACGTGCAGATGTGACGATATATTGCTATTAAAAAGATCTCACGATTCGTCGAAAACGTGGAGCGTCATAATGTTATTCTGTCGGGCTTTAGAAGATGAAAATTCCGTATCTGTTCTTTCCTCCGATATATCACTGAGCCGAGCGTAGCAAGTTATGAATGGGGTCACATACCTTTGTAATGTCACACATAACGTTCGCGTCATACACGCCTTCGCATAATTTCTGAGCGTAATGTAGCAAAAATCGAAATCGAAACAGAAAAGAAAggtaaaattgatttattaaaacacaTTCTCAAACGCGAATCTTTACGAGACAAAATTGCATTCCTCTACTCAAACACTTATATAGCGATGATAAAAGCAAGCATAGCACACCTATTTTCAGCGAACACATAACGCAACACTGGTACGTCGACATCGTATAACTGCAAAATGTAGTTTGCTCATTTCCTACGTTAGTAGGAAAGTGCATGCCCTAGAacgaaatgaatttatttcgtTGGATATTTGCCTtggcattttattaaaagagagatgatagatatataaattaattcatgTAAGGACGTAGAACGCACGAgcattttctgttaatttcttttgtataaCCTCACGTACAATCTCTCTTTGAAAATGTGTATCTAGTATATTTTGACACGTACGTGTTAGTATCtagacaattaatattattcggaaacatttatgttaaaacttaaaactttattccttaaaattgttgttttttaattaattaataatttttaatatatccaagttcatataatatttattacaatattattgtattaatttatacattttaaattaatattcaaattcttagtattataataatacaatttatgaacaaataacaaaaaaatattgtaattttgacacataatctttaataatgttacttttttacatatttattatgtattaaacgTAAATTTTCCAACTGTGCAGGAATGcttttgaaacatatataagCTGTaagaaatgaattttattattgctttaGCTTTccatgaataattaaaaacgtttttgtttttgtaaacCAAGAATATTtcgtaacatttattaaagagaaatataaatggTTAGTGTAAacctcttttaaaatatttaaaataatatatatatgtaaaataaaaataatacaaacaagAAATAACatgttgttaaaaataatacagtgtttaattaaaccttgcaaataatagattttaaatttgtttcaaaataagaGTTAGAAAAAAGATGATTAAAAGAAGAATGGTCTGCACAATATTATGTACTTTTTGGCCTTGTCATAACTTTTACATGGTgtgtataaaatcaattttatttattgaatagtattttattatttttattattttatcaatagtaATTAGATTCTGTGATTCCAGTAATTATCTAGAGTAATTAGATTCTATGTTTTTTCATTAACGCTTTAATACACTAAACGGATTAGTTTTAGTACAATATATGTTAGACagacatttttcttattttttttaattactatgtTATAATCCCTAATCCATATTATTGTCCTGTGAGACAACTGGCATGCACGCGTCACACTTTAGTTCGCTATGTCACTTTCACTAATTACGGGAAAATTAATCTCCCAGGGAATACTCGCTGCATTAAGAACAGAATGCAAGGGAGACTCGAAAAGCATTATGAATTAAACCGTGCGCATTCCGGAAGCAAAGGTAATTCATTCAAACAAGCATATCCATTGAAGAGAATTCCGATGTCACGAAAATATACTAAgcattacaaaaagttataacaatttttctaattctgttttttagcatcgtctttttttattgtctcACGTTGttgtatatcaatatttttcttatctaaGTAGCTGGTAGCTATAATTTTAAACcgtacattaaattaaaaaaaaatggtgttaataaatatgtagGACAGaggatttaatttgatttcagaacataatataattaattaattttaatcaatttaatattatttgaatgaCGCAATAAATTGGGCAAATCCGTTAgctcattaataaaacaacTCAAACCGCTAAACAATGTAAATGACTCATAAATTAATACTGGCTATTATTCAGATaacataaatactttttaaaaacattttataaatgttttataaccgttttaaatatttttcataagttaaaatatatactcgAAAAATAAACCGTTCCTTTCCAGCAAAAATGcgtttaagaaattattgtaaaatcattataaaaactttttttattatgaacgAGAGAAATGTTCTAAAAATAAGATActtaaatctatattaaaatatttagatatgcTAACAATTAGTGTTCTTAGATAAGACTTTTGTGCTTATGACAAACGTAGGTATTGTCGGTATAACTATAAATAACCTAACttaacgataataataaatacctAATCATAATAAGATATATCAACTTTGTTATATAAAGCATCTAAGTATCTCTTCGCATCGCATTGCGTAAAACTTGGGCTTACGTCACGTTAAAAATAGGCAAAACAGGaactaatttcttttttaataagaacctgctcttttaataatgttttaaatttactttagaTTTGTACATTTGTATCAGATTACagtcatttatataaaaattatcaaacttgtaattattatataattttataattttatataccattttttgtttctgatatacttttatatattatatattttaatgtattttttcattctatataaatattttgtatattattagtaaatttataaataaaattatattctgacACGTATACATTTAAAGTTTaagttttattgttttttgctCCTTTGAAATATATAGTCTCGAAAGAtacgatcttaaaataaaataaattcatgatTGATTAacgcaaaaataatatctaattataattttgtattaatctaatgcacattttaataatgtcaTTTACAtatccaaaatattttattatgtgaaATAAGATGTAAAcaattaatctattttaagAGTTTCTGTGTTTCCTTCTTAACACtcatttcaagaaaaataagaacatTAAAACACTAAAAAACTACATTTATACATCGTCGCTgctaaaatacaaataagtaCTTACAGAGATGTGTGGTCCAGAACGACCGTACCGAAGATGTCCCGCAGCCAAAGCCGATCGCAGCGACTTCCGGAGCATCAATTGCTGCGGAGGGATGCCGCCGAAGCCGTTGTCCAAGGTATTGCGTTGCAACAGGAGCCTGTACAATTCGTGGATGTTCTCCGCCGGCGTTTTCTCTGGTATTTCTTCTGTAGACATAAACGTATATATTCGTATGTAACTATGCGATGTGCTTGTATGTGTACGTACAAGACTAATCATCCTATGTTTCGTGACCAGAAATAACTTTGACATTAACGAGCAacaggaaaaatatttaacattttttttgttttacacaTATTGATCGATGTCACAATATAGTGGACAAATCTTTTCATGAAATGACGAAGCTTAAATTCACTCGCGTGTTGATTATCgcataatttacaatttcagTTGTATTTAACGTTATTTCATATTGCGAACGAATCTTCAAACAgtcgtaaaaatttttcctaCTGAAGTATTAACGAGTTATCGCCAGAAGAAGCTTAGATCTTGAAAGCACGTTTATTTTGGCGACCATAGAATCTGTTGTCAATAACATCTTCAAGTTTTCCATCGATAGCATTCATCATCGCGTTATCTTACGACTCAGacaaaacatattattttttaacattattaattctagaacggtaaactattttttttgcttcaaaCGTCACACTGGATTTGTAAATGTACTCTATTTCTTCCCAAAGCGTTCTGCATTGAACAGATGGACTGAAATCAACATTGTGCAATATgctcttcgtttttttttttttttttacaaagacgATGATTTAAcccacaataatattaattaacattaaataagttaaaaatgaatttaaacaatataaagtttgaaaaaatcgcaaaaataagattttttttaaaacctattgtatttttattaatttttaacgaattaaaaaatagttttggaAAGGTAAAAGATAGATCTGAAATCGggataaaatgaattttagatattatttaataaatataattattttgataaataaaagtggaaaaaacccaagaaaaacgaaaaaatgaacaaagatacaatcaatttttttattttgttataaaattataaaaaatgtttattttgtaatacaaaatatattattaaaatgcttTTATGATCCATACTCCAAGTGGTACACGCGACACTGTATGGTCCTTCATACACAGGAACATTGCAGCTCGCGCAAACGTAGCCGATCTCTCTTTCTAAGACGAGCGCCTGTTTGTTTATCGCACTGCTCAGTCCATTCTTTTTGTCGATGGAAAGAACACAGTGTTTTGTATGGCGATACTCGAACAAAATGTATACACAAATACAGCAGACTGGGATATAAACGTACTTTACTTTACTGCTTGGAAAGTAATTGCATTCCGACGCCAGGTAGTGTCCCTCTCGATGTTCTGAGTTGATTCCTTCATTTAGTAAATTaggaaataaattcaaattcgcGCTGAGATACAAAACTACCCCGGTGTGACGTTCTAGGattaaaaatcatttgatAGCAGGACATTTCAGGATGGTTGcatcaatattattgaaatgatGTGCTCTGTGCTGTACGGGTGTCCAAGCGTAACTCTTCCGCGGATGCTCATCTTCCCTtcgaaagaatataaattaggCGTGCGTGTACGACGGTCGTGTCCAGTTTTTACGGGAAAATAGAGAGAGTATGACGCTTTACAAGTACGTCCGTTTTATGCGGCATTAAACCACTTTACGATAAGTAGCGTTCTTCGTATGGGCGCGTAAGGTCATACGAATTGGTGTTTATACGGGAGCGTTTGGGGGCGGCGGGCATTTATACGGTTACTATCGTAGGTAACGCGCGTTATAACGATTATTCACTTTTATTCATCCGCATAGGttgttctataaaaaaaaaaaaaatagaaaaaatacatatattctatAGATGATGGCGACGTTATCTGACGTATCGTTTAtcatacgtatatacattttacctTGACGTGCACGTATTCAGAATTATTATCGCTTTTGGTATcggtatcattttttttttaaagcacaTAGGTGCATTGTATTTctataagatttataaatagcAGATGTTcttcgaatatttttttttaaactgcgAGAGCTCATCAACTATCGTCAATCATAAAGTACATGACAAGgcctatatttatatttatgtatttttgttaatttatataaaatacatataaaataacttttaaaaaagttgttttacattaaaaaaacttttattatttattgtggtggttataaaactaatttaacattttataataaatacacgcGTATGTCTTGagttgtaaaaatatgtatttatgatCTGGAATGTTTGGAATAAAAGGGGTTTGAAGCAGATGTTACGTATCTCTTTGATTACTTTCAAATAACGGTTCGATAAACTTGGCCagtttatcaataaaaaagcgattctttttattataacagagtagcagttttttattataacagagCATACCGACCTTGCAAGaatacgataaaattttctcgcgTGTTTTAATATCCCACAAAGGTAGACACAGCGGACCATTTTCCAATTGAATAGGCACCTTTCAACTCTATGAAAAACTTGCGTGGTAAAATTCGAGGACGCGCGGTGAAACATGTTggagcgttttttttttttaattctaaaccGCAGCTCGTGCACAATTGATTGGATAAACTTCTAGTTTCTTGCAAAACAGCCATAAaatacgaaaataaaatacattgcCGTATTTTGATCTTCACTCGTCAAACGCTAATTACTTGTTCcgcgagaaaaattaaattaacggaGCCCGGGTTCGAATATAGATGAGGTTGTCCAATGCACCTGTTGACTGTCGTAACGTGCTTCTTCGCCTTTTGCGTCGTAATATACGGAATATCttatctatattaaattttatctatccCCATGAAGCTAAATAGTCTTTCCTTTGCTAAGAGCTTCCCCAACACTCCCGTACAGTTTCAGACAATGCGATAAATAATACACCGAATAATTACAATGACATCCCGTGCTTCGAGAAGGAAGATTGATGCTttcattgagaaaaaaaactgtCGAAATATCAACTACAGCAAGTGGAGCTGACATCAATGTTTGTAATGCTCGACTGAACGCTTTTGCGGTTTGCGGGAAAACCACACTGGAATTCGTTCGTGCAAGAGTGAAATGTATTGATGAAACGCTTATAGCGAAAAAATCCCAACGGATAACTCGCCCGAAACTGCGATGTTGTCATGAGATTATTTTGGCATTGCTCAGAAAGAGAAGCCGTATGATAGAACGCCGCTCTCTTTTACGAGCGATTATTTAATGGAGAGAGATTTGACCGAACGTACGTGCGATACGGGACAACGATAAAAGTGATGATAGTAGGGCGATCAATATAATCGAATCGGATAAGTCTATATCTTGCATTCAAAATACTACATAATTCCTAATCATCCTGGGATAAATTGCGTTTCGTATCGAACGCCATTATTTATcgcaatgtaaaattatcccCATCAAGTGAAAAAATGTCCGTGTTCACTGACATTGgattacaaaataatgttttagtttttgtgagtataaatatttaatcctcTTGGATATAGTCAAagttatttactttttgttaatttctttttctgagATGGGACTTGTATATTTTTGAGcttgacatttaaattttctgtggttaaattattagttaaGTTGATCCATGTACTGACAGTattggatataaatatttgtacattaataatattttatagtgatttttattaattttttgtgacaAACTCTTTATGCCGGGTTTGAAATAATATGTGAAAgtgttctattttattttattattttatctcttttttatgtacatatatatataaatagaacttCGTTTAAAATCTATCTACAATTTGgccaaaagttttttaatcttaaattatttgtaattctaAAACTAgtatatgcattttaatattttatataaatgagaATTCTGTATGCAATAAAGATCGGataatctattattaaaagtatacgCGCAAGTTATTCTAtgtatactatataatataaaaattacttttattatgtaaattacgtaaatttacactaaataaattattttatagatatgtgTGAAAAGATAATCACATAAATAGGAGAAAACTGTCATATTAACGAGTGCAATGCGATGGAAGGTTTAATTAGACTTACATTTTTCGCTATGATCTAGAAGCCGACAGCTTAATAAGCCATCCTTCGCGATCATTAATTATCGTAGTAGGAGACGCACTAGCTACGGTCTCGCGTTGATACGCGACATTACCGGTAATGGAATACAAAACATGTTATCATTCCAAGTAAGAGTGAAACTTTAATGAGACTTATAACTCGAGAGGATAGCTCGGAAAAACGCGAATTTACATTTCAAAAGAGCGAGAAGTTTGTTACGGGAATTCATCAAAATTAGCTTTAAAGAAGTATAAAAAGCTTATTGTCACTGATATTGCTATGAgtttagaaaagaatttaaggAGCTTACTTCGGAAATGGTCTAAAAAGTTACGCGGTACATTCAATGCAACATAAATACGAACCAATATGTCGTATCAATCCCAACAACTTCTctgaaatttgatttattctactattaaaaaaataaataataaaaataaaacattgtttattttaaagaaactgAAAATCGCACCTGATTATTCTGCAAACAACTGTACGTTTTCGCGTAAACAATAAAGATGGATAGAAGAAATAACGGCAAGAATAGAGAGAAATAATGGTAACTCACCTCCGTAATCCATATAATTTTCAGTGGCGTTCACAAGGCCGACTATCACGACTATCACGACGAAGAGAGTGAAAGTTGCGCAACGTTTAGCGTACATGGTCACCTCTGTCCTCTGCAATCAAGCggacaattttatatacatgtgattaaaattttctagtcGATTTTGTGGACTTTTACATGTTTTGCTGCCGGACATGTGCAGCCGAGAACGCGCATATGTGTCAAGCGTGTTATCTAATCGAGGAatagttttcttttctttctttcttcctttacATCGCGAAAATGAAAATGCGTTACGCCGACACTTCATAATTCGAACAATAAACAGTTCAAAGCACGACACAACATAGCGCGACGGCAGTTTTGCTTCACTAGGACTTGCGCTTTGTAGAAGCTTCGACCCTGCTGGAATATATACGACGTCTGTCGCTGATATAGTTCCCCCATGCGGCGTCTTTTTTTGAGCATCACGAACATTTGACGAAAATGAGGGAAGATAAATTCAAGATCGCTACGATAACAATCGAGTCAAGTGAGCTTCACTGTTAAATAACATCACTGGCTCGAGAGACCTCGAAGAGAGAGAATGACcgttgttataataattttatcattatgtaAAGtactttgttaaattattttcccgCGTTCGTTCTAAAGAGCTAATTGCGCCGAATTCATTTCAAGTCATTCGTTGAATTTATGTCTCTTATTATGCTAAGACGAGTTAACGTTGTTAAATGCAAAcctacaaattattttatcatttacttattttagCGCACCGCAATATTCTGTTTGTATAAATGTTCAACATTAAGTCATTATTTTCACGAAATTTAGTTTGCACAATAAACTTTGAAATTTCCTatcttttcaattattaatttattttttcattaaaatgtcgTACTTTCGTTAtgttatttttgcattatttttgtgtgacttttaaattgaacagaaaagagaaatataataaaaattaacaagtaaTGTGAAAATGTCGTATTAGACTAggtaatacattaattaaattgcgcTTAGAAAATAGACGTTTAACTACCAAgcaatttatttgtgtatgtatgtgcatGACGATCTGgcctgtatttaaaaaaatattctatattcctttaatatattaatgaatactcattaaatttgtattgtgTTTCGAAGCTAACATCGTAGCTCTTCATAATTTTGTGAACAAAGGTTTAGGGCAAATTTTCAGCAGCATTAACGTCGTTTTATCGACAAAATCTTTCAGTTCATTCGGGACTGCGAGTCAAAGCGCACCCCTTCAAACCCTCGATTCTCAAAGGGTCACGTTATCGATATCGTCGAGGTCATAATATTAACGGGCCATATTTCTATGCCAGTACCTAGTCAGCTACGTTATTATTTATGTC is part of the Monomorium pharaonis isolate MP-MQ-018 chromosome 2, ASM1337386v2, whole genome shotgun sequence genome and encodes:
- the LOC105838249 gene encoding short neuropeptide F isoform X2 is translated as MYAKRCATFTLFVVIVVIVGLVNATENYMDYGEEIPEKTPAENIHELYRLLLQRNTLDNGFGGIPPQQLMLRKSLRSALAAGHLRYGRSGPHISARALSRPLAAAGYDDNN
- the LOC105838249 gene encoding short neuropeptide F isoform X1; translation: MYAKRCATFTLFVVIVVIVGLVNATENYMDYGEEIPEKTPAENIHELYRLLLQRNTLDNGFGGIPPQQLMLRKSLRSALAAGHLRYGRSGPHISGMHFPTNVGNEQTTFCSYTMSTYQCCVMCSLKIGESFVETLGCGGIRRQQLIGGADPGTSFRFVS